A stretch of DNA from Hirundo rustica isolate bHirRus1 chromosome 1, bHirRus1.pri.v3, whole genome shotgun sequence:
AGTCAACAGGGCAGGCaagcagctccagagagcaGCATTCTTCTCACAGGCTGGCCACCGGGCTTCCACTCAGCTAAAGATAGGCAAAATCAGGGGTCTGCCTGTGCTAACAACAGCACAGCTGCATGCTgtgagagcagctgctgcctacGTGAGAACTGATAAATAAGGGTCTGTCCCGCCTGTGGCAGAGGAATGTGATAGCGGGGGGAACGGGCAGAGCCAACGGCACCCGTGAGAATTCATCTGCGTTACCAAAGGTCAGGAATCACAGTCACAGGGTCCAGCCTCAGAACACTGCTACCACCTTTAAAATGAGATCCCCCACACCGCAAGAAAATCTACAATGAATTACTCAAGAGGATTTCTGCTTTTTACTATAGACACCTCCAAATGTGAGCTGTAACATCAAATGTTTCAAGCAAGCCTTTGTGTCAGGAACTTTCGGGATAGAGAATAACAAAAGACCTGAGCAtgattttcattgaaaatatgCTAATTGCTTTAGCCAATTGAGAgattaaaacagaaatgcagtaTTTACCTAATTCAAGGTGTTTGCCTCTGTGAATATTAAAAATCTTCACAATAAAATACCAAAATTATACTGAGACTTCTTTCCAGAGTTTTGAATTACACTTTAAagcaaataatgaaatattgcatttatattatataaagacttaatttttctggatttttttttttttttgtgtgtgtgtgcagagttTTCTGCATTAAACATATTTCCTAAAATTTACAGGCTGTTTTCCACTCCATTctcaaaatataatttcagaaactaagatttttttttttttttaagttgcaaTACTTATAATGTAAAGACAATAACTAGCAATTCTCCTAGAAGagtaaattaaatgtaaattttcaATGATCCTTCCAAAAACCTGTGGTAGGTCCACTATACATATCGAAGGCATAACTGTTTATgttttataataaatatatattaatatatttatattaataaatatattagaCTGTATGCTAATAAATATAGTAGGCTGTAAAGACACTACAGGAGAGCCAAGTGATGCACATGCAGTGATACCTGGAAGTAAATGCACTTTAAACAGACTAGTGATACAGCAAACACTTAAGAAGTTGTTCATTCAGGTCTGATTTGTACTGCTCTAATTAACCAGACACTGTCTCtgacagattttgttttaattgtgaaaattctattttcttcttacaCTTGCCACCTTGAAATCTGAGAAACATCCATTAGCAGAAACATGCAATTAATATTaccctgaaaaataaaagccacaaTGCATGGAAGCACTTCGTTGTTAATTCCTGGAGGACACTGATTTGATTGTGCCTCTTATCTCTTGTTTGTAGCATATTTTGACTGTATAGAactgtgcttttatttattcttttttaccAGTGATTTCTTTCTTGTAGATGTGCAAAATACATTTATCATCTCTGACATTACATCCAGGTGTCTGATTTCAAGTTCTCCTATTCTGGTATGCCTCCCATCCGTCTCATATTGCAAAGTTATGTGAAGACTTTAAACTCCTCGTATCCAGTGTTCTTCTCAGATTTCAATAGCAGCAAAAAGGCCATATTCTCAAAGCCATAAGACTATTTCTAGGTAAACTTTAAACTAAGATACGTCAGCAAccacaaaattaaattacttgtATTACATAATTTTCTTACCAGAAAAGGATAACCATTCACTGACAAATCCATCAATATAAACTTGAATAGCAACATATTTGTGGATTACTTTCAAAGGCTATCTTGTTTAAATAATCATAGAAATTCTTTCATAATGCAAGTAGAAGTGAGTGCCTGATGCAAATGATTTTCTGAGTTTGCTTACACTTTTACACAAAATTGCTTCATTACTGCTTGTTACTTTTTTCTGCTCATTTACTATAGATATTCAAATAAGAGATGTATTTACACTCAAAGGTAAAATGGGACTAAAAGCATGTGGTCTTacctctgctttcctttcctgcatAAATTTGATTAAACTTGTATGGATTTCTTGCAGGCATccgacttaaaaaaaaatctgtggacACTATATGCAAAAGTAGGAAAAGGGTGCCAAAGTGCTTTAAGGCTCCACATCCCAGTATTAGTTTTCATCTTTTGAAATGTGAAGACAACTTCAGaggaataaaatattcaagACAGTGAAGAGTTTTGTCACTTGAGTAGCAGGGCTTGGGTAGGAACTTGAAGATACATGGATCCATGTAAACCCATCCTGAATTGGGTTTCTGTCAGCTTAACAGCCAGGTCTGTCTACCAGACTGCAGTGAAAAATTATGCTGAATTCTCACCCTCAGCCAGCTGAGAATCTACAGGGCTGTTTTCTATTACTTGGGTGGCTTGCATTTAAATCTGTCTCAACTAGAGGGAGAAGAGCTTTGGGGCTGCCCTCCACAACTCACtcgctgcagctgctgctactGGACAGTGcatcttccctctcccccatTATCCTTCCACAACTTAGAGTCTTTCAGCCTTAGTTCTGACCAGGGTTTTCTTGGCAATTTgttggatttattttcttcacagaataGTGCTTCTTTGATAGATCATGGATAAACTTTGATCTCTCATATAGTTGAATCCTGATGGCACATAATCAAATGCAGATTCAAAATTCCATGTAATTAAGCAGGGGTAATTTCTCAGTGCAACacaatttcagttaaaaaaggCTATGGCTAGGTATAGGATGGAAATATAAGAAACAGCACCAATAAATGCATAAACTGCTTTCAGTTAATGGGTGGACACAACCCAGTTCAAAGGCTCAGGAGCATCCGCTTCTTGGAGCTCAGACACCTGGATTGTCCATGAAACTGCACATTGAATGGGACACAGTTGCTCACTGCTGTTGTTAGAAGGAATTTGTTTGACGTGAACTCTAAAAATAAGGAAATCCCAAACTCTAACTCTTTTTACAGGTTTCCTGTGATAAATGGAAACTGACACAATGTACTTTAACTGTGTCATGGTGAAAAGAATTCCTGAGATTCCTGATAATGGCAGCTGGTTATACTTAAGAAGGAAACGCATCTTGTTCTCGTTATTCACCACTAACTCTGGGGAGGAAGACAGCATCTTTCATACACTTACAATTGgttcaaaattaaattccttGAAATCAAACCCACTGAATTATGTTAATGTCTGACAAGGTAAAGTAATGTATGAATGAGACAGTTCTACCTTTGAAATTAATCACccttaaacaaaacaaaaaagcattgATGGCCCACTGGTCTCCCAGAGAAAGTTAGTGTTctacagcaaagagaaaatgaaaggatttttaaatagtttttaacTTTACAGGGAAAAATCCATCCGgggcaaaacaaaaccaaaccatcaCAGCAAAAACATCCCAACTTTTACCTTTGACACTGTCAGCCCCTCAGCTGGTCCTTACACAACTTCAGATTCAGGAAATCAGAGGTATTATGTGAAATGCAGCAACCCACAAGCAGCCACAAGGTCTTAGGGACATATGCAGACTTGTCTAAAGGTGTCAAAGAGATTAAATCCCAGAAGTGTAGGCAGCCAGGGCCAAGGACAAAAGGAGTTTACAACTTCAGCATATGTCAAGCTTGCTCATCAAAGTTAACACTTTCTCCAATCACCTTTTCTCCTATAGATCTTCTGCAAGAAATTATCCCTCTACTCTCAAGGATAGTTTCTGAATTTGTGAACGCCTGTGACAATCTCACCCTCATCCAGCCTTGCTGAGCATTTAGAGTATATTTTTGGGCCTTATGATGTATGGAAGATACAGAAAATGTGGTTCAGGTCAAGCCTGCCTAAAACATATGTGGGCTGGCTTTAGGGCTAGCTATTAGCTTGTGGAAGTCACAGCAGGGAGATTATACACAGAAATGCAACCTTGGCTGCTTATCTcattaagaataaaattttaaaatcatgaaGTAATAAATTCTAGTCTAACTGCAATAAAACTGCAAAGTAAACAACACCTGAAGCATGAATATCATTGGATGATTTGGACATAATTTATACTTATAATTAACTTCTTGCTGGCAGCACCACCATATAAAATGAGACAACATTCAATGCATTCAAGGCAACATCATTGTACACTCTGAAATTAAGCATTATAACGATAGTTAGCCTCAGAATAATTATATCAAAGTTTCACTGGCACTTTGGACAAGTCTGTGGTAACATTTCAGCTTAATATAGTGACCAATTTTAACTAAACATTTGTTTAACATATTGTTGTGCAATATGGATTTAATAGCAGTTTATATCTGTAAACTTGGTGGTTTTCATTAGTCTGTAACCTTTCATTCTCATTTATCTAAACTATGTAAGCATTAAGTATGTAGGACTATGACCAGTATACCAAGGTCAAGagtcttaggaaaaaaaaagtctctttatTAATAACATCTTTGAAATGTGTTGTAATTTCTAAACATTCCTCAGgaatgcaattatttttcagtgcCATGAATTTCAATACAACTACTTGCAAATATGGTATGAGAGCAAATTTGTTCAAGAACTTCTAGAGTGTTTGCAGTAATAAACTGAGAAGAGGTCTTTGATTGCAAAATACAGCCAGTTAACCAGTGGAATAGATTGCCTAGACAGTGGGGAGTACCTACTGCTGGTAGTCTTtaagagcaggaaaaacaggATCCAGGACAAGTGCAGGTGGAGCTGACCCTGCCTTATAACAGGGGTCCCTACTGGCCTTACAGGATTGTCCTTCCACAGTCACTGGTTACACTGCAGTCCTTCCTTGGCCTTACCCCTTATCTGTATTTAGTGTTCAGGTCATTCTAAAAGCCTCAGCCACCCTTATACAAAGAATGACAGAATGACATCATGAACTGGTGTAATACTTCTATTCTGCCtgtgcattattttctttcacatgcCTCTTCCTTGTATTTTAGGGAGCATACACTCCCCATGCATGGATGTGTCAATTCTAAGCACAAGAAGGTCCCACTCCTGATTAGCCTTAAAATTACCCCCAAATAAATGTTTGGTGACACAAACATGCTCCTTAATCAAGTTGTATGGGTACATCTCACTATGTCATCTCACAGCTGTGATGCAGTGGGCAATAGCTGAGACTGTACAGTACACAGAGGTGACACatctttttcctaaaataaaagcatgagTAAATATCTAATAGCAACACTAACTTACATTATGTCATCAGTTTCGAAGAGGAAATTACTCCATAGATTAATGAGGAATTCTACATGGAAGTCAAAGGTATGTAGTCTTATATCATTAATCAAGAGCTAAATATGATCTGACCTACTTCAAACAGCCCAGCCTTTAACAGagggaagattaaaaaaagggCAGAGTATAGGAGTCCATATTTATCTCTGACGTAAAGCCAACAAAGCCAACAGAATTCCTTGAAGTTCAGTGTGCCTCAGAACACCACATGGCAAGTGCCTCAGGTCATCCTGTAATCTGCAAGGTATGATGGATTGAAAAAGCAATGACATTTTCCGTTCCTATTTAGGAAACATTATACTAAGACATAAGATATCACAGGACTATAtctcagaaaaatgtttatgaCCATGAAAAAATGGATGTATCAATTCACTAAACAATTTCAcaaattcaaatatgaaaacACTCTAGGAAGTCCTTTGGAATGAACAAATCACAAGATTTCctagaaaaactgattttttctaTATTATACACAGTAAGCACAATTAAGCTGTATATAACTCTACTGAAAAGCAGTGAGAAATTAAATaggttatattttattttctcaaaaccCTAAAACTTGGAGATCATTCATCCATCTGATCAAGTCAGACTTACTACACTGATCCCCAGACATAGTGATTCCCTCTTCCTTAGTGCTGACATCAAACACGATAGTGTTCCCAGGCCCCCCTGAAGGTATGTTCTAAAGAGACAGACATTAATAGATAATGACTGGGAAGAGAACAcataaataccttttaaaaaattaacaaaccTCGATTTCCTTACATGAGCAGTCAGAAAAAGACACCCAGTATCTTTTTAGGAAATACCTCTAAATTTTCTCAGTCGTAACTTGTTTCTGGCTTCACACTCCATGACAAGGGCCCCTGTTTTCTTGTGATGATGAGGAGTGACCAGTCTGGCCAAAGTTCCTAGCCACTGACAGCCCTTTACATTTGGCATTTTCAGTTACTCTGATCAGGATCTCTAACCCAACTGCTgcatttccaaaaggaaaagacCCTTGCTAAGAAACTGGGAATTCAGCAGTCCCAGGGAAGAGGGGACTAAAGGAGCTATTACTTTCCCACTATTTCCAGCACAGGTCTATGTCACACTGTTTACATCATGCATCATTCATCCGCTGTGATGAAATGTAACCCcgtgttttaaaaaaagacctCTGCAACAGTGAGGATACTATATCTTTGTGAGAACGTTTCACATATTTTCCATGGGCATCATCTGCTCCTGCTTCTATTTAAATCTGTGTGGCCCTCTTCAGAGGGCATTATTCACTTCAGGAAGTCCATTCAGAAGGTGCTGAGCATAAGAAGGGGAGAAGCCAGGATGGCAGCAGACAGCAACATGGCTCCTGAAGAAAAGCCAAGCACTGCTCCTGTGAAAAGGGCCGTCCACAAGATCCGGATGGCCAGCCAGGTCTTCAGCTTGGCACaaggctggcagcagtgggCATCTGACCACCATGTAAAGCAAGAGCAAGAGCCTTCTGGATGGGTTCCCACTGCAGAAAGCTCATCAGCTCAGCCTGTACAAGAAAGTTCCTTTGAAAAATGGCAAATTCCATCTGTCAAGAGGgaccaagaaaaaaatgatgaaaaatccTTAGCAAAGGTATTGGTGACAGTaagagatgctgaaaaaaaatcaagggaatCAGATGAAGATCTCAAAATGTTCAGCATTAAATGCAAAGAGGTGACCAAAACAGTCGTCAGCAAAGCCTACGAACGAGGGGGAGATATCAGCCTCCTCAGTGAAAGGTATGAGAACAACAACTGCAATTCAGAGATGACCAAACTCAAAGAAGAATCAAATGCTATTGACAAAATTCTTAGTGGCAAATTACCTTCAAACATAAGGAGGAAGTGCTCAAATGTGGTATCAGAGCTGACCAAGGGCTGGGAGAATAtggaagaagatgaaaaagatgGGGCCAAGGGAGATCTGCTGCTTAAGTGTCGTGATGACAGCCTGGATGCCCAGGACAGTGGCTATGGGGAAGCAGAGGACAAGCTCGAGCAGGAGGACAGTGACCGGGATGTGACAGCTGTGAGGATTAAACGGCCTGTCCCATCGCTGTAAGTAAAGCATCTTCGTTATATCAAATCACATCAATTACATCAAGAGCACCTTCATTATACAAATGGCAGAGGGTACAgttttccatgagaaaaattggggggggggggggggggggggagaggggggtgGAATAGTAGGAAGTGGTCAAAGATAAACTGTTACTCTTGGcttagaagaaataaattaacattcaggagacctTTCACATATCACTCTGTGCTTAAATAGTCACT
This window harbors:
- the ABRA gene encoding actin-binding Rho-activating protein translates to MAADSNMAPEEKPSTAPVKRAVHKIRMASQVFSLAQGWQQWASDHHVKQEQEPSGWVPTAESSSAQPVQESSFEKWQIPSVKRDQEKNDEKSLAKVLVTVRDAEKKSRESDEDLKMFSIKCKEVTKTVVSKAYERGGDISLLSERYENNNCNSEMTKLKEESNAIDKILSGKLPSNIRRKCSNVVSELTKGWENMEEDEKDGAKGDLLLKCRDDSLDAQDSGYGEAEDKLEQEDSDRDVTAVRIKRPVPSLASRLSEEARSNARRKCSAVHSLKDRWQEWADQHIITQKLNPFSEEFDHELAMSTRLHKGDEGYGHPKEGTKTAERAKRAEAHIHREIRDMCFIIESMAKPRPDGKIQVTFGELFDRYVRISDKVVGILLRARKHGLVDFEGEMLWQGRDDNVIITLLK